In the Candidatus Poribacteria bacterium genome, CGCCATCTTCTACAGGATCAACGCTCAATCGAGAAACCTCGAGGAGGCGATGCGGCGCGCCGGAATCCCCTATACCATCGTGGGAAATGTCAGGTTTTACGATAGGAGAGAGATCAAAGACGTGTTAGCGTATCTGAGGGTGATGGTCAACCGGAACGATTCCGTTAGCCTCCGCAGGATCATAAACGTGCCGCCCAGACGTATCGGCGAAACGAGTATGAGGAGATTGGCCGAGTATGCCGAACGCAATTTCCTGACGCTTTATGAGGCGATGAAGGCCGCTGCAAGGGGAGAAGTGCCTGAAATAGGGAGGGCGCAAAAACCCATAGCAGACTTCATCCAGCTCATGGAATCGTTTGATCTTTCCCTATCTCCCACTCAGATCATACGCGATCTCCTCGAAAGAACGGATTACATAAGCTACCTTCTCCAGGAGAAAACACCTGAGGCCGAAAGCCGGGTCGAAAACGTAAGGGAGCTGCTGTCAGCGACGGAGGAATACGAGGAGAGAACCGATCAGCCGACGCTGACGGGATTTCTGGAGGAGGTTTCCCTGGTGACGGGAGCGGATGAGCTCGGCGAGGAGGATAGGGTCGTCCTGATGACCCTTCACAGCGCTAAAGGTTTGGAGTTCGACGTGGTCTTTATAACCGGAATGGAGGAGGGGCTTTTCCCCCATCAGCGATCCTTCGACAGCGAGGCGGAGCTGGAGGAGGAGAGAAGGCTCTGTTATGTGGGGATAACCAGGGCCAGGAAGTTGGTCTATCTCACCAGGGCGTCCAAGAGAAGGCTCTTCGGCTACGAGATCTACGGCATCCCATCTCGATTTCTGGATGAAATACCGCGTGAGCTCACCCGCACGCTCAAACCCTCCGAGGACACCATCATGAGGGTAATCGCCGAGACGGTGAGGGGTTATCATGATACCGACGGGAAGTTCAAGAAGGGGGAGAGGGTCAGACACCCGAGGTGGGGCGCGGGGACGATCTTAAAGGTCACCGGCAAAGGGGTTGATGTGAGGGTGACCGTTCGTTTCGACTCGGGCGAGGAGAAGACGCTCATGCCTGAATACGCCAGGCTGGAAAGGATCTAGGGCGCAGGTATATCACGCTCCACGCATCACGCCATCCGCAACCAGCTATGGGAGGTTTTCATGGATCTATCCCCCGACCTTCTGAGACGACTTTCGACCTTCCGGCTCAATGTCATTCGCAGGTTCAGCGGCTCGATGAGAGGGCGGCGACGTAGCCCTCACAAAGGGGTGGGAATGGAGTTCGCAGATTACAGGATATACGTTCCGGGGGATGAGCTGAGATATCTGGATTGGAGGGTCTATGCCAGGCTCGATAGACTCTACCTCAGACAATTCACCTTGGAGGAAAGGGTGGATGTCTACCTGATGATAGATATCAGCGGTTCTATGGGATTCGGCAAATTTGAGATGGCGGCCTCGATCGCCGCCGGAACAGCGCACGTAGCGCTTTCCAACTATGACTTCGTCTGGATGATACCCTTCAACAATCGTATCTTGCCCCCGCGAAGGTTCTCCTCCGCTCGAGGTGCTATAGACTTGATGAGAAGGCTTTCCGATTTAAAACCCGGCGGGGATACGGACCTGTTTCGCTCCCTCGCTCAATTCGTCCGCCGTTCCCCGCGTCCTGGTCTACTCTTCCTCATCTCGGATCTGCTGGATCCGAAGGGCTTCTCCGAGCCACTGAAATACCTGCTTTACAACAGGTTCGAGGTGAACGTCATTCAAGTGCTGGCGTCAGAGGAGTTAAATCCCCGCCTATCGGGTGAGCTGAGGCTGGTGGATGTGGAAACAGGCGAGGCAAGGGAGATAACCGCTGACGAGGAGAACCTGAGCGAATACCGGCGTCGGGTTGGGAGGTTTCTCCGAGATATTGAGCGATTCTGCGAAGAGAGACATATAAGATATCTCCTCGCCGAGACGGGAAAACCTCTGGAGAAAGTATTGATCGAAGATCTGCGAAAGGTAAGGATCTTTTTATAAAATGGGATAGGGGGGTACCATCCAGAAGTTGACGTAATATGTTAGAGTAGTATATAATGCAATTGAATTCAATACCGATGCTCACCGCAGCACCTGGAGAAAAATTGATATGAACTCAGAAAAAGGAATTCCGGCTCTGGCAAGATGGATAAGCTTTGGACTTGCCACCTCAGAAACCTCTAGAGGTAAAGAGAAGGAAAGGAGAGGTTGCTCATGGGAAAGGTGATTCTTTCATGGGAGGATTATTGGGATAAGGTCTATGGATGTTGGATGGGTAAGAATTGCGGAGGCACCCTCGGGGCGCCGATGGAGGGAAGAAAAGAGATCCTCGACCTGGACTGGTATCCCAGACTCGAGGAGGGAGGCATACCGAACGACGACCTGGAGATGCAGCTCATATGGCTTGAGGCGATGGAGAAGGAGGGATTCGACCTGGATGCTCAGAAACTGGCCGAGTATTGGCTCAATCATATCTTCTATAACTGGGATGAATATGGGCTGAACAAGACGAATCTCAAAAAGGGACTTAGACCGCCGGTCTCGGGCGTTTTCAACAACTGGTTCAAGAACAGCATGGGCTGTCCGATACGATCTGAGATCTGGGCCTGCCTCGCGCCCGGATGCCCAAACCTAGCGGCGAGATACGCATATCAGGACGCCATCGTGGACCACGCCGGAGGGGAAAGCGTCTACGGCGAGATGTTCTTCGCAGCCGTTGAAAGCGCCGCTTTCCTCATATCGGATAGAGAAAAACTGCTCGATATCGGGCTGAGCATGATACCTCCAGAGTGCCGCACCGCTCAGGCCGTCCAGGACACCAGAAAATGGTTCTCCGAAAATCCGGATTGGAAGGAGATCAGAGGGAAGATACTGGATAAATACGGTCACCCCAACGTCACCGATTCCGTTCAGAACATCGCCTTCACGGTCTTGGGATGGCTGGCTGGGGAGGGGGATTTCGGCAGATCGATATGCACGGCGGTCAACTGCGGATACGATACGGACTGCACAGGAGCCACGTTGGGGGCTATATTAGGCATAATCCTAGGCAGAAAAGGTCTTCCGGAGAAATGGACGAAACCACTGGGGGATGAGATCGCCACCAACGAGTCATGGGGGGGACTTCAGAACTTTACCGCACCGACGAACCTTCAGGAACTGACCGATAGGACGTGCAACATGGGTAGAAAGCTGCTTACCTATTTCGATGCCCCCGTCCTCATAGGCGAGAGGACCGATCTGAGCGAGCTGAGCTCCCTTATCTTCGGTCCGGATGACACGGTCAAATCGCTGTGGCATAAGGACCCCTATCAGGTGGAGTTCAGCCTCAACTCGCTGAACGTCACCCTTGACTATCTGGGTTCCCCAGCCCTGAGGGCCGATATCCCCAAAATGGTCAGCGTGAAACTCCAAAATCCCAACCCCGTTCCCCTGAAGCTGAAGGCCAAGCTGATGGCGCCAAAGGGATTTAAGGTCCGCCCGGCCGGGGAGGAAATGATCTCCATCCCACCCGGGGGAGAGGTATGGCTGGGATATGAGCTTATGGTTAAGCCATCAAAGCTGGAGATAAGCAACAGGGCGATGCTCAACATCGAGCTATCAGATCGTCCTGCTCCTGAGGTGATCCCGATCGTCCTGGTGGGCGCATCGAAATGGCTGATTGTCGGCCCGTTCCCCGATGACGGTTCCTCGCTCGAGAACCTCCTTCCGCCGGAGGAGGAGTTCGATATCGACGGCGTGTGGAAGGGGATCGACGGAAGGATGGTCTCATGGGAGGAGATCTGGTTCGAGGAGAACCAGCTCGATCTGGAGCCGATCTTCAACGGCAGACCCGGCGTGATATTGATGAGACATTATCTCTATTCGCCCGATGATAGGGAGGCCAGGATCGGTTTCCCGACCAACGGCAACGTCAGGGTTAGGCTGAACGGGAGGGAGATAATTCGGGCGGACGATCCGAGCCATATACCCCGTCCCAACTACGGCGGATATCCTCCATATTATGTGAACACAAACCTGAAGGTCGGTTGGAACCTGATCGAGGTTAAGCTGGCCAGGGGGGATAAACCCGTGGAGGCCCATTTCATCCTCTGTGATGTCGGACTTGTGCCCGGATTCGCCGATATATTGGAGTCGAGATTCCCCTGGGATTAGGGAGGGAAGCTAAATGGCCATCGTCAGATTCGGGGTCTCGATGGATGAAAGGCTCCTTCGCCAATTCGATGACCTGATAGAGAGAAAGGGATATGGCAACAGGTCGGAGGCGATAAGGGATCTGATCAGGGATTACA is a window encoding:
- a CDS encoding ADP-ribosylglycohydrolase family protein; translated protein: MGKVILSWEDYWDKVYGCWMGKNCGGTLGAPMEGRKEILDLDWYPRLEEGGIPNDDLEMQLIWLEAMEKEGFDLDAQKLAEYWLNHIFYNWDEYGLNKTNLKKGLRPPVSGVFNNWFKNSMGCPIRSEIWACLAPGCPNLAARYAYQDAIVDHAGGESVYGEMFFAAVESAAFLISDREKLLDIGLSMIPPECRTAQAVQDTRKWFSENPDWKEIRGKILDKYGHPNVTDSVQNIAFTVLGWLAGEGDFGRSICTAVNCGYDTDCTGATLGAILGIILGRKGLPEKWTKPLGDEIATNESWGGLQNFTAPTNLQELTDRTCNMGRKLLTYFDAPVLIGERTDLSELSSLIFGPDDTVKSLWHKDPYQVEFSLNSLNVTLDYLGSPALRADIPKMVSVKLQNPNPVPLKLKAKLMAPKGFKVRPAGEEMISIPPGGEVWLGYELMVKPSKLEISNRAMLNIELSDRPAPEVIPIVLVGASKWLIVGPFPDDGSSLENLLPPEEEFDIDGVWKGIDGRMVSWEEIWFEENQLDLEPIFNGRPGVILMRHYLYSPDDREARIGFPTNGNVRVRLNGREIIRADDPSHIPRPNYGGYPPYYVNTNLKVGWNLIEVKLARGDKPVEAHFILCDVGLVPGFADILESRFPWD
- a CDS encoding DUF58 domain-containing protein, which codes for MDLSPDLLRRLSTFRLNVIRRFSGSMRGRRRSPHKGVGMEFADYRIYVPGDELRYLDWRVYARLDRLYLRQFTLEERVDVYLMIDISGSMGFGKFEMAASIAAGTAHVALSNYDFVWMIPFNNRILPPRRFSSARGAIDLMRRLSDLKPGGDTDLFRSLAQFVRRSPRPGLLFLISDLLDPKGFSEPLKYLLYNRFEVNVIQVLASEELNPRLSGELRLVDVETGEAREITADEENLSEYRRRVGRFLRDIERFCEERHIRYLLAETGKPLEKVLIEDLRKVRIFL
- the pcrA gene encoding DNA helicase PcrA, whose product is MDEVRMMLDQLNQSQREAVTHTEGPLLILSGAGSGKTRVITYRIAYLIKAKKVSPFNILAVTFTNKAAGEMKERLERLIGLPARTIWVGTFHSTCARILRREIERLGYSSSFTIYDESDQIGLMREVMRELNLSERRYNPRSIIGAISRAKNELIDYDQYAASATEYFETIVAKLYKEYQSKLRENNALDFGDLIMLCVRLFDECPDVLERYQNRFRYIMVDEYQDTNFAQYRLVNLLASAHRNICVVGDDDQGIYSWRGADIRNILDFERDYPETKVVKLEQNYRSTQKILDAAYHVISQNRYRKEKRLWTENEEGEKLVIYEAEDEAEEGDFIASQIKRLVSEGVRFGEIAIFYRINAQSRNLEEAMRRAGIPYTIVGNVRFYDRREIKDVLAYLRVMVNRNDSVSLRRIINVPPRRIGETSMRRLAEYAERNFLTLYEAMKAAARGEVPEIGRAQKPIADFIQLMESFDLSLSPTQIIRDLLERTDYISYLLQEKTPEAESRVENVRELLSATEEYEERTDQPTLTGFLEEVSLVTGADELGEEDRVVLMTLHSAKGLEFDVVFITGMEEGLFPHQRSFDSEAELEEERRLCYVGITRARKLVYLTRASKRRLFGYEIYGIPSRFLDEIPRELTRTLKPSEDTIMRVIAETVRGYHDTDGKFKKGERVRHPRWGAGTILKVTGKGVDVRVTVRFDSGEEKTLMPEYARLERI